Proteins found in one Leishmania major strain Friedlin complete genome, chromosome 35 genomic segment:
- a CDS encoding conserved hypothetical protein (previous protein_id=AAZ14375.1): MGMWSRIDRLASCPSTGFSTVLDDIRLSREARTSGGALLSELWRRARGIREESLFYENAAEFIALETEIKRFVRANHTLGMHPPHYGDVLSSVADILGLNLTADLLPPHGDGPLPIMADGPGMESVDHECESDPNCLRRGALNTYRRHANRTLEASPHLIVSDATFEQAMAYYQKNLVPSIVVRAYDLMSGPSNSFEHDLAGFLRTVQQMWDAATREVEREEEDAAAKDETVALRGANITDSSKGRSASPSLSKPFLPFIKVTDFTGPPMLSRAHSLFHDRPEPPLRGSGSTRQRPLHRVLPAAIVYHTSPSCASCEVYDRAFDLLPSLFKGLCSRPHVSMVSCSPLTLFLRTTQISAFDLVPSMDIYARLVYSREAVLRTADASGFFFSGGSADAVDDDDAADDARFYSLKSKYGSHRHGIEREVLPRDQFTPNYVSLRQISDGTSVEEVLTSMFAELVEHGVVQFAFIGKSQLNRILKKNQEVLEKLEQRRREKEGNAKNGTDAGAASSPPTPNPEVDPEYQKVVTFHDLAAELVSSYIKSHFGDVTPSMTNQVWPRPSAWPTASSWWLLSWLINAVAALWDGVWFELERPLVPILFMLVFTAQLLWNRVEQVTYW; this comes from the coding sequence ATGGGCATGTGGTCGCGGATCGACCGTCTGGCCAGCTGTCCCTCCACCGGATTCAGCACGGTCCTCGACGACATCAGGCTCTCGCGCGAGGCTCGCACGTCCGGCGGCGCACTGTTATCGGAACTTTGGCGCCGCGCTCGAGGCATCCGCGAGGAGAGTCTGTTCTATGAAAACGCAGCAGAGTTCATAGCGCTCGAGACGGAAATCAAGCGGTTTGTACGCGCCAACCACACTCTCGGCATGCACCCACCCCATTACGGTGACGTCTTGAGCAGCGTTGCCGACATTCTTGGCCTCAACCTCACGGCGGACCTCCTGCCTCCGCACGGCGACGGTCCACTGCCGATCATGGCGGACGGGCCGGGAATGGAAAGCGTAGACCACGAATGCGAGAGCGATCCTAACTGCCTGCGACGTGGCGCCCTCAATACGTACCGGAGGCATGCAAATCGCACACTTGAAGCGTCGCCGCACCTCATCGTCAGTGATGCCACGTTTGAGCAGGCGATGGCGTACTACCAGAAGAACCTTGTCCCTTCCATCGTTGTGCGGGCTTACGATCTCATGTCCGGCCCTTCGAACTCCTTCGAGCACGATCTTGCTGGCTTTCTGCGCACCGTCCAGCAAATGTGGGACGCCGCGACGCGTGAGGTagagcgggaggaggaagacgcAGCAGCTAAAGATGAGACGGTGGCCTTGAGAGGCGCGAATATCACCGATTCGAGCAAGGGTAGGAGTGCATCGCCATCGCTATCGAAGCCATTTCTGCCCTTTATCAAGGTGACCGACTTCACAGGGCCGCCGATGTTGAGCCGCGCCCACTCTCTCTTCCACGACCGCCCTGAGCCACCgttgcgcggcagcggcagcacgcgccaGCGACCCCTTCATCGTGTGCTGCCCGCAGCCATTGTGTACCACACCAGCCCCAGCTGCGCGAGTTGCGAGGTGTACGATCGCGCCTTCGACCTGCTTCCCAGTCTTTTCAAGGGCCTGTGCAGTCGCCCACATGTTAGCATGGTCAGCTGCAGCCCGCTTACGCTCTTCCTGCGCACCACGCAAATCAGCGCCTTCGATCTGGTGCCCTCAATGGACATATATGCGCGGCTGGTGTACTCGCGAGAAGCGGTGCTGCGGACAGCCGACGCAAGCGGTTTTTTCTTctccggcggcagcgccgatgcGGTCGACGATGATGATGCGGCGGACGACGCGCGCTTCTACAGTCTCAAGTCCAAATACGGGTCACATCGGCACGGTATCGAgcgcgaggtgctgccgcgggACCAGTTCACACCGAATTATGTTTCTCTCCGTCAAATATCCGACGGGACGAGcgtcgaggaggtgctgaCGAGCATGTTCGCCGAACTGGTCGAGCACGGAGTTGTGCAGTTTGCATTCATTGGCAAGTCGCAGCTGAACCGCATTTTGAAGAAAAACCAAGAGGTGCTGGAGAAACTggagcagcgtcggcgtgaGAAGGAAGGGAATGCGAAAAACGGCACCGACGCAGGTGccgcgtcatcgccgccgacgccaaACCCGGAGGTGGATCCGGAGTACCAGAAGGTCGTCACGTTCCACGATTTGGCCGCGGAGCTGGTGTCCTCCTACATCAAGTCGCACTTCGGCGACGTGACCCCCTCCATGACTAACCAGGTATGGCCTCGCCCCAGTGCGTggcccaccgcctcctcctggTGGCTGCTGTCGTGGCTGATCAACGCCGTTGCTGCGTTGTGGGATGGCGTTTGGTTTGAGCTGGAGCGTCCCCTAGTCCCCATACTTTTCATGCTTGTGTTCACCGCTCAACTGTTGTGGAATCGCGTCGAGCAGGTGACCTACTGGTGA
- a CDS encoding conserved hypothetical protein (previous protein_id=AAZ14374.1) produces MRRERFEIDQYVRVRVTDTRYSIGVVTDIDEDQDRATVETRNGYEVTVPTSALRRAFLLVLDLNGVLVARGRGSFILRPNVSDFLKFVFSNFVVAVWTSGLQRSSNPIIDHVFGNYRDLLLFMLFRDACVPKPSAENPYGTEKNLQVIFDRYPHSFHSVNTIIIDDSPDKCSHPDIALCPIPFKDPVAQMQDEGLLQTMEVLKEVLLLDSGVPLILAAERRLEQLAKQQQQQDHPSGEEKTQEQAPSKVSTPTAAASASATASAGPVVRASVFGSHEAPSDMEEVELWKTRLCCDQLQGKCLRGDQCPFSHDADDGRPCSRKSGCRQHGSRWPKTREEVQLEEQRREARNAMRQRYEKTQQQREAHIRQPQKPPRQSNRANNRRRGGADDGAEWATETIGCSHTGDPMYDNMIDQQRRQSAPAAKATAATLPMGASGAALRNARGGSSATNAAAPPQAQPHSSQASSSMLLFFQTAASSSAAAPPLVPFSTRPIAPVVSVTDMNTLPRQQQQQPTSTDSARDNASSRRANNSNDHQHQRGGGARQQQQRRQAARPSQQPIHITGEQGDSTAVVNQLQALMGQR; encoded by the coding sequence ATGCGCCGCGAGCGCTTTGAAATTGATCAGTACGTGCGCGTTCGTGTGACCGACACGCGCTACTCCATCGGCGTTGTTACAGATATCGACGAGGATCAAGATCGGGCAACGGTAGAGACGCGAAATGGGTATgaggtgacggtgccgaCATCAGCACTCCGGCGGGCCTTCCTGCTGGTGCTGGACCTGAATGGGGTTCTCGTCGCCCGCGGTAGAGGCAGCTTCATCCTGCGCCCGAATGTGTCTGACTTCCTCAAGTTCGTCTTCTCCAATTTCGTCGTGGCGGTGTGGACAAGCGGCCTTCAGCGGTCGTCGAACCCCATCATTGACCACGTCTTTGGCAACTACCGCGACCTGCTGCTGTTCATGCTCTTTCgcgatgcgtgtgtgcctaAGCCGTCGGCGGAGAATCCGTACGGGACGGAGAAGAACTTGCAGGTTATTTTCGACCGATATCCGCATAGTTTTCATAGCGTGAATACGATCATCATCGATGATTCACCAGACAAGTGCTCCCACCCCGACATTGCACTGTGTCCCATCCCGTTCAAGGATCCGGTCGCACAGATGCAGGACGAGGGGTTGCTGCAAACGATGGAGGTGttgaaggaggtgctgctgctggactcCGGCGTACCGCTGATTCTCGCTGCTGAGCGAAGACTTGAGCAGCTggccaagcagcagcagcagcaggatcACCCTAGTGGAGAGGAGAAGACGCAGGAACAGGCGCCGTCAAAAGTCTCGACGCCaactgcggcagcgtcggcgtcggcgactGCGTCAGCAGGGCCTGTGGTGAGGGCGTCGGTCTTTGGCAGCCACGAAGCCCCTTCGGATATGGAAGAGGTGGAACTATGGAAGACGCGCCTGTGCTGCGACCAACTTCAAGGGAAGTGTCTGCGTGGTGACCAGTGCCCCTTCAGCCATGATGCTGATGATGGCCGGCCCTGCTCTCGCAAGAGCGGCTGCCGGCAGCACGGCAGTCGGTGGCCAAAGACGCGTGAAgaggtgcagctggaggagcagcgcagaGAGGCACGCAATGCGATGCGTCAGCGCTACGAGAAGACGCAACAACAGCGCGAAGCCCACATCCGTCAGCCGCAAAAGCCACCTCGGCAGAGCAACCGTGCGAACAAccgtcgccgtggcggcgctgacgacggcgcggagtGGGCAACGGAGACGATCGGGTGTAGTCACACCGGCGACCCGATGTACGACAACATGATCGACCAGCAACGGCGACAAAGCGCACCGGCTGCCAaagcgacggcagcgacgttgCCGATGGGCGCGTCCGGTGCAGCCTTGCGGaatgcgcgcggcggctcATCCGCGACGaatgccgctgctccgccgcaaGCCCAACCCCACAGCAGCCAAGCGAGTAGCTCCATGTTGCTCTTTTTCCAAACAGCGGCGTCAagcagtgcggcagcgccgccgttaGTGCCTTTCAGTACGCGGCCCATTGCACCAGTAGTATCTGTCACGGACATGAACACGCTGcctcgacagcagcagcaacaaccaACATCCACTGACTCGGCACGCGATAATGCGTCCTCGCGAAGAGCCAACAACAGCAATGACCATCAACACCAACGCGGGGGAGGCGCTcgacagcaacagcagcgacggcaggcAGCACGACCATCGCAGCAACCCATCCACATAACCGGGGAACAGGGCGACTCTACGGCCGTGGTGAATCAACTGCAGGCGCTCATGGGGCAGCGCtaa
- a CDS encoding conserved hypothetical protein (previous protein_id=AAZ14373.1) has product MTHIGQLYVDRAADAARVDQVYRGQRTSLLLGNHHLRGFFFFDASSGAAAVQAGDGKDNDDEGPRQRCHVFYLSHKVAPFCVPRRYTASSRESVVHGVLVARFSGMERYDHTPLVEQSFYVLNSTDADADAAVPRGQLRGG; this is encoded by the coding sequence ATGACGCACATTGGGCAGCTGTACGTGGACAGGGCAGCCGATGCTGCTCGTGTGGATCAGGTATACCGTGGGCAGcgcacctccctcctcttaGGCAACCACCACCTGCGCGGCTTTTTCTTCTTCGACGCATCgagtggtgctgccgctgtgcaggcAGGCGATGGCAAGGACAACGATGACGAGGGCCCTCGTCAGCGCTGCCATGTCTTCTACCTGTCACACAAGGTCGCACCATTCtgcgtgccgcggcgctACACCGCGTCCTCGCGCGAGTCAGTGGTTCACGGCGTTCTTGTGGCCCGCTTTAGTGGCATGGAACGGTACGATCACACACCACTGGTGGAGCAGAGCTTCTACGTACTGAACTCGACGGACGCGGAcgcggacgcggcggtgccaaGGGGGCAACTCCGTGGCGGGTAG
- a CDS encoding conserved hypothetical protein (previous protein_id=AAZ14376.1): protein MQLQCDGQPLHRCSRTDAWSFEISGGLSYAADHGGRADAERARTDDYIRVPSSPSSSSIRGIHESSITTSTDCHLCPYAASAHRLSATAALSSAKLSPWCRLSRSAHNDSKMTLTLRSIRVSVVRGDSGRQCSFLIQPTFAYTWHRRNTSNDSVDGAQAGIELQETVRCRVSSSAVTRSNSATVGSATAKSRTASSTSGSTTAPGAATTVSLFERSPGHLCRNEEVSSSALRSDVSGDVFGDGYTYEATQISRCRSIPMCLAGLEESASSLGNCSAALFVDCLIKCAQDEAAVALDDRHGWVHLYHGRHIATEVGRTRLLTDVLALGYFGAASAGPMPSCSEPPSLTICVFRKC from the coding sequence ATGCAGCTGCAGTGTGATGGCCAGCCCCTTCATCGATGCTCCCGCACTGATGCGTGGTCATTTGAGATCAGTGGCGGCCTCTCGTATGCAGCCGACCATGGTGGACGCGCAGACGCGGAGAGGGCGCGAACAGACGACTACATACGCGTACCGTCGTCcccgtcatcgtcgtcgatAAGGGGAATCCATGAAAGCAGCATCACCACCAGCACGGACTGCCACCTCTGCCCCTACGCCGCATCAGCGCACCGCCTTAGTGCCACGGCGGCTCTCTCTTCCGCAAAGTTATCGCCGTGGTGTCGGCTGTCTCGGAGCGCGCACAATGACAGCAAGATGACGCTCACGCTTCGTTCAATCCGTGTCTCGGTTGTGCGTGGAGACAGCGGCCGTCAGTGCTCATTCCTCATCCAGCCAACGTTTGCGTACACctggcaccgccgcaacACATCTAACGACAGCGTTGACGGGGCGCAGGCAGGGATTGAGCTGCAGGAGACTGTGAGGTGCCGAGTCAGCTCATCCGCTGTGACCCGAAGCAACAGCGCGACCGTCGGGTCAGCGACGGCCAAAAGCAGAACCGCGTCCTCCACCTCGGGCTCGACAACGGCGCCGGGCGCGGCTACGACGGTCAGTCTCTTTGAAAGGTCTCCGGGCCATCTCTGCCGCAACGAGGAGGTGTCGAGCTCGGCTCTAAGGTCTGACGTATCCGGCGACGTCTTTGGGGACGGCTACACGTACGAAGCAACACAGATTTCGCGCTGTCGCTCTATCCCGATGTGCTTGGCAGGGCTAGAGGAGAGCGCCAGCAGCCTGGGCaactgcagcgctgccctctTCGTCGACTGCCTCATCAAGTGCGCGCAGGATGAAGCGGCCGTCGCCTTGGATGACCGCCATGGATGGGTGCACCTCTATCACGGGCGCCATATCGCGACAGAGGTTGGGCGTACGCGCCTTTTGACGGACGTCTTAGCGCTTGGCTACTTTGGCGCCGCATCTGCTGGCCCAATGCCGTCGTGCAGCGAGCCGCCATCGCTGACCATATGCGTGTTCCGAAAATGCTGA
- a CDS encoding putative reiske iron-sulfur protein precursor (previous protein_id=AAZ14377.1) — protein MFRRSFISAFQATRPARVSLVFKQLEGNMPLTKKDKPVDSWSDEFMKPPQSAEMTKKYGRYAKYSDPALCDVDTSDEVVLNTYPEGAPQGRIEATAGVALKDYDASMWDEEFFRKHILKPKLADDMEDRARVTDYALNSAMLGFVILMARYAVLPLWYVGQPAMSMVGQMNIEAEVGELDERQCTTVVWRGKPVFVYRRSARQMKEVMETPLSALKDPETDEARFPDHRDKAVVIAICTHLGCVPIPNEGLFNGFFCPCHGSHYDPSGRIRQGPAPLNLEVPPYRWIDDHTIYMGKL, from the coding sequence ATGTTCCGCCGCTCCTTCATCTCGGCCTTTCAGGCCACCCGCCCCGCCCGCGTCTCGCTCGTCTTCAAGCAGCTAGAGGGTAACATGCCCCTGACCAAGAAAGACAAGCCGGTCGACTCGTGGTCGGACGAGTTCATGAAGCCGCCGCAGTCGGCGGAGATGACGAAGAAGTATGGCCGCTACGCCAAGTACTCCGACCCGGCTCTCTGCGACGTGGACACCTCAGATGAAGTCGTGCTGAACACGTACCCGGAGGGTGCTCCGCAGGGCCGCATcgaggccaccgccggcgtggCTCTGAAGGACTACGATGCAAGCATGTGGGACGAGGAGTTCTTCCGCAAGCACATCCTCAAGCCGAAACTCGCCGACGACATGGAGGACCGCGCCCGTGTCACGGACTACGCGCTCAACTCCGCGATGCTCGGCTTTGTAATCCTCATGGCCCGCTacgccgtgctgccgctATGGTACGTTGGGCAGCCCGCCATGTCCATGGTCGGCCAGATGAACATCGAGGCCGAGGTCGGCGAGCTCGACGAGCGCCAATGCACGACGGTCGTGTGGCGTGGCAAGCCCGTTTTCGTGTACCGTCGCTCGGCTCGTCAGATGAAGGAGGTGATGgagacgccgctgtcggcacTCAAGGACCCTGAAACCGACGAAGCCCGCTTCCCGGACCACCGCGACAAGGCTGTCGTCATTGCCATCTGCACCCACCTCGGCTGCGTGCCGATCCCCAACGAGGGTCTCTTCAACGGCTTTTTCTGCCCGTGCCACGGCAGCCACTACGACCCCTCCGGCCGTATCCGCCAAGGCCCTGCCCCGCTGAACCTTGAGGTGCCGCCGTACCGCTGGATCGATGACCACACAATTTACATGGGTAAGCTGTAA